In the Pseudanabaena sp. PCC 7367 genome, one interval contains:
- a CDS encoding ABA4-like family protein → MYVEELFNLSNLFVLPFWVLFIFLPNWQFTRKVAQSPLPFVALAGLYIYFLVNTLNAENAAAMANPDLMAIAGFFADPAAAATGWTHFLVMDLFVGRWVYLEGQRTGVFTAHSIALCLFAGPIGLLSHLTTDAIVQKFFAKEATSAGEQDGDDSSLEPST, encoded by the coding sequence ATGTACGTCGAAGAACTATTTAATCTCAGCAATTTATTTGTATTGCCATTCTGGGTATTGTTCATTTTCCTGCCCAACTGGCAATTTACCCGCAAGGTAGCACAATCGCCCCTGCCCTTTGTGGCGCTGGCTGGGTTATATATTTATTTTTTGGTGAATACGCTCAATGCCGAAAATGCGGCGGCGATGGCGAATCCAGACTTGATGGCGATCGCTGGCTTTTTTGCTGATCCTGCCGCAGCGGCCACGGGCTGGACGCATTTTTTGGTGATGGATTTGTTTGTGGGAAGGTGGGTCTATCTGGAAGGTCAGCGCACTGGTGTGTTTACGGCTCATTCGATCGCCCTGTGTTTGTTTGCTGGGCCGATCGGTTTGCTTTCGCACTTGACCACGGACGCGATTGTACAAAAATTCTTTGCTAAAGAGGCAACTTCCGCAGGCGAACAGGATGGCGATGATTCAAGCCTGGAGCCGAGTACATAG
- a CDS encoding DUF2808 domain-containing protein: MLIMSRFKSQLKHQLKILHQFKLLTANTKRAAILGSALLLGGLGSYAIAPRPVKAQSAGGIVLFGNIKDQALDYYLDSGIANDWDRYYLTVPSQDFQIDKLIVQYPETYAKNKGKFDQDRIQLRRNVDDKDIPIESAIWDPDNRTIEISPVEPIPPDITTKIVLSNVRNPRFGGIYQFDASVSSVDDLPVIRYVGSWVIDFD, encoded by the coding sequence ATGTTGATTATGTCTAGATTTAAAAGCCAACTTAAACATCAACTCAAAATTTTACATCAATTCAAACTTTTGACCGCCAATACTAAGAGGGCAGCTATTCTTGGCAGTGCCTTGCTGCTGGGTGGTTTGGGCAGCTATGCGATCGCCCCACGGCCAGTTAAAGCGCAATCAGCCGGTGGGATCGTGCTATTTGGCAACATCAAAGACCAGGCGCTAGATTATTACCTGGATTCAGGCATTGCCAATGACTGGGATCGCTACTATTTGACGGTGCCATCCCAGGACTTCCAGATCGATAAGCTGATTGTGCAATATCCCGAAACCTACGCCAAAAACAAAGGTAAATTCGACCAGGATCGGATTCAATTGCGTCGTAATGTAGATGATAAGGATATTCCGATCGAATCAGCAATCTGGGACCCAGATAACCGCACGATCGAAATTTCGCCAGTGGAGCCGATCCCCCCTGATATCACCACCAAAATTGTTTTGTCTAACGTGAGAAATCCCAGATTTGGTGGTATCTATCAATTTGATGCTTCGGTTTCCAGTGTCGATGACTTGCCGGTAATTCGGTATGTGGGCTCTTGGGTAATTGACTTTGATTAA
- a CDS encoding CPP1-like family protein, protein MSETTPYEKLGINEDASFEEVRDARDRLMNTLKGDEQQQEAIEAAYDAVLMDRLRARQAGTLKVPDRIRFPEKVATETLSKPTVAQTTASAPNWLVNSLDTPNNQEILTCSGVFAGLGILSIWRPDVAPTWLALAWMASIFFLTRKERKFWRSVTISFIAICVATLLGLLIEQMPAFMSETFPGPIAMAFMLVVIWLVSCFVR, encoded by the coding sequence ATGAGTGAGACAACTCCCTACGAAAAACTTGGCATAAATGAGGATGCCTCCTTTGAAGAGGTGCGTGATGCGAGAGATCGCCTTATGAATACCCTCAAAGGTGATGAACAGCAACAGGAAGCAATCGAGGCTGCCTATGATGCTGTGTTAATGGATCGATTACGAGCCAGACAGGCGGGAACGCTCAAGGTGCCCGATCGAATTCGGTTCCCAGAGAAAGTGGCGACCGAAACCCTGAGTAAACCGACTGTGGCGCAAACTACGGCCAGTGCTCCAAATTGGTTGGTCAATTCCCTCGACACACCTAATAATCAAGAAATTCTGACTTGTTCCGGTGTATTTGCGGGGCTAGGCATCCTGAGCATCTGGCGACCAGATGTGGCTCCCACTTGGCTAGCTTTGGCTTGGATGGCCAGCATTTTCTTCTTGACCCGCAAGGAGCGTAAGTTCTGGCGATCGGTAACCATCTCTTTTATTGCTATTTGTGTGGCAACTTTGCTTGGCTTGCTAATTGAGCAAATGCCAGCTTTCATGTCCGAGACTTTTCCAGGCCCGATCGCAATGGCGTTTATGCTGGTGGTAATTTGGCTGGTTAGCTGTTTTGTGCGCTAA
- a CDS encoding putative bifunctional diguanylate cyclase/phosphodiesterase: MHKILVIEDDELIREGIVEILEFEDYEVVGAGDGIQGLKLAQAFQPDLILCDVMMPGLDGHEVLARLRKVPDLALTPFIFLTAKSTTKDVRQGMDGGADDYLAKPVRSNDLLRAVRTRLDRKLAMAAIYASDLRRIKEQLDYVLYYDNITGLPNRLMLREKLALVLDESEPNATIVPILMVSLDRFRRISENFGQDHSDRILKEVTERILDCVDDHDVVAKLDKDDFVVILAAVDAKAETHNVAQCIAKEIAKPFCVDNHEVRITASIGVAFHPQHGVDMDTLIRNAATAQNNVKQKDDSLYYFYNPKLGEGLTEQLELQSHLFHALDRDEFQLYFQPQISLVTGQIIGAEALLRWYHPKYGIISPAKFIPLAEESGAIETIGEWVIREACRQAKTWQKISIPNSTYSPFSPEAFYRPQISVNLSARQFKQEDLSSRIVRIVEECELEPSLLEIEVTESSLIDDISGSIAKMHELKSIGIQISIDDFGTGYSSLSYLKQFPFDTLKIDRCFIHDLAHDQENRAIAKAIIQMAHSLNLHVIAEGVETMPELNILKQNSCNAIQGYIFSRPVPAEEFRRLLHAGKCMEV; encoded by the coding sequence ATGCATAAAATACTAGTGATCGAAGATGATGAGCTTATCCGTGAAGGCATTGTAGAAATATTAGAGTTTGAGGATTATGAGGTAGTAGGTGCAGGTGATGGTATCCAGGGCTTGAAATTAGCTCAAGCTTTCCAGCCAGATCTAATTCTTTGTGATGTGATGATGCCCGGATTGGATGGCCATGAGGTGTTGGCGCGACTGCGCAAGGTGCCCGACCTGGCCTTAACTCCTTTTATTTTCCTCACGGCTAAATCAACGACCAAAGATGTGCGCCAGGGCATGGATGGTGGTGCTGATGATTATCTGGCTAAGCCAGTCAGAAGTAATGATCTACTGCGAGCGGTGCGTACCCGCCTCGATCGAAAATTAGCGATGGCGGCAATTTATGCCAGCGATCTGCGCAGAATTAAGGAGCAGCTTGATTATGTACTCTATTACGACAATATTACTGGCTTACCCAATCGCCTGATGCTCAGGGAAAAGCTGGCTTTGGTTCTAGATGAATCGGAGCCCAATGCAACAATCGTGCCCATTTTGATGGTTAGCCTCGATCGCTTCAGACGCATTAGCGAAAATTTTGGCCAGGATCACAGCGATCGTATTTTAAAAGAGGTTACCGAGCGGATTCTCGATTGCGTTGATGATCATGATGTCGTAGCCAAGCTTGATAAAGATGACTTTGTAGTTATTCTGGCCGCCGTTGATGCTAAAGCCGAGACCCATAATGTGGCTCAATGCATAGCCAAAGAGATCGCTAAACCCTTCTGTGTTGACAATCATGAAGTCCGCATTACTGCTAGCATTGGCGTTGCTTTCCATCCTCAGCATGGTGTTGATATGGATACTTTGATTCGTAATGCCGCCACCGCTCAGAATAATGTCAAACAGAAAGATGACAGTCTCTATTATTTCTATAATCCTAAGCTAGGCGAAGGGCTTACGGAGCAACTGGAACTACAGTCACACTTGTTTCATGCCCTCGATCGGGATGAGTTCCAGCTTTATTTTCAACCCCAAATCAGCTTAGTAACGGGGCAAATTATTGGTGCTGAAGCACTCTTGCGCTGGTACCACCCCAAGTATGGAATTATCTCTCCGGCTAAATTTATTCCGCTTGCTGAAGAGAGTGGGGCGATCGAGACGATCGGTGAATGGGTGATTCGTGAAGCTTGCCGACAGGCCAAAACCTGGCAGAAAATCTCAATTCCTAATTCAACCTATAGCCCTTTCTCACCTGAGGCATTCTATCGTCCCCAGATTTCTGTTAACCTCTCGGCGCGGCAGTTTAAGCAAGAAGACCTCAGCTCCCGCATTGTTCGCATTGTTGAAGAATGTGAATTAGAACCTAGTCTCTTGGAGATCGAGGTTACCGAAAGTAGTTTGATTGATGACATTAGCGGTAGCATTGCCAAAATGCATGAACTTAAGTCGATCGGCATTCAGATCTCGATTGACGACTTTGGTACGGGCTATTCTTCATTGAGTTATCTAAAACAGTTTCCGTTTGATACGCTTAAAATCGATCGTTGTTTTATTCATGATCTGGCCCATGATCAAGAAAATAGGGCGATCGCTAAGGCGATTATTCAAATGGCGCATAGCCTTAACCTACATGTGATCGCGGAAGGGGTAGAAACCATGCCAGAGTTAAATATCCTCAAACAGAATAGCTGCAACGCGATTCAAGGCTATATCTTCAGTCGCCCTGTGCCAGCCGAAGAATTTAGACGATTGCTCCATGCGGGTAAATGTATGGAGGTTTAG
- a CDS encoding pentapeptide repeat-containing protein: MKSALGQLFNQATIATFAIRIVAICLCLVTVTTLVTTSFNVNMAIAAKYDRRVLEGADFSGKDLRDAQFNKAVLRSVNFANANLSGVSLFGSDLTNANLSGANLRYSSLDTSRMVGTDLSNAILEGAFVYGAKFKNLKIAGADFTDVDLRETIREELCEVATGTNPTTGRDTRETLGCD, encoded by the coding sequence ATGAAATCTGCCCTCGGCCAGCTTTTTAATCAGGCCACGATCGCAACTTTTGCAATCAGGATTGTGGCTATCTGTCTTTGTTTGGTTACTGTAACTACATTGGTAACCACTTCATTCAACGTCAACATGGCGATCGCAGCTAAATACGATCGGCGTGTTTTAGAAGGAGCTGACTTCTCCGGCAAAGACCTGCGCGATGCTCAGTTTAATAAGGCAGTGTTACGCAGTGTCAACTTTGCCAATGCCAACCTCAGCGGGGTGAGTTTATTTGGTTCTGATTTAACCAATGCCAACCTTAGTGGTGCTAATTTGCGCTACTCATCTTTAGATACATCGCGGATGGTGGGCACCGACTTGAGCAATGCGATCCTGGAAGGGGCGTTTGTGTATGGTGCTAAGTTCAAGAACCTCAAGATCGCTGGCGCTGACTTTACTGATGTTGATCTGCGTGAAACTATCCGTGAGGAATTATGTGAAGTAGCAACAGGAACCAACCCAACCACAGGGCGCGACACTAGAGAAACGCTGGGTTGTGATTAA
- the psaM gene encoding photosystem I reaction center subunit XII → MGLSDAQVLTALAIAIFPAAMAMMLGSALYNS, encoded by the coding sequence ATGGGTCTTTCAGACGCTCAGGTACTAACCGCTCTAGCGATCGCTATTTTTCCCGCAGCCATGGCTATGATGCTCGGTTCTGCTTTATATAACTCATAG
- the hisH gene encoding imidazole glycerol phosphate synthase subunit HisH — protein sequence MTTIAVIDYDMGNLHSACKGLAMAGAETIVTDQAHELETADAIVLPGVGAFDPAMQHIRDRHLEQPIKAAIDSGKPFLGICLGMQILFEYSTEGKEPGLGVVAGGVERFRPEPGITIPHMGWNQLELAQPNCRLWQELGANPWAYFVHSYYCVPQDQSIIAATTTHGSQRATVAIARANLMAVQFHPEKSASDGLKILTNFVTMVREGMGSQSYPAIAIPTK from the coding sequence ATGACTACTATTGCGGTAATCGATTATGACATGGGTAATCTGCACTCCGCCTGTAAGGGATTGGCGATGGCAGGTGCAGAAACGATCGTCACCGATCAAGCCCATGAACTCGAAACAGCCGATGCGATCGTGCTGCCTGGGGTGGGGGCGTTTGATCCGGCCATGCAACATATCCGCGATCGCCACCTGGAACAACCAATCAAAGCCGCGATCGATTCTGGTAAGCCATTTCTGGGTATTTGTTTGGGAATGCAAATCCTATTTGAATATTCCACTGAAGGGAAAGAACCTGGCCTGGGGGTTGTGGCTGGTGGGGTGGAGCGTTTTAGGCCAGAACCTGGGATCACGATCCCGCATATGGGCTGGAATCAGCTAGAATTAGCGCAGCCAAATTGTCGATTGTGGCAAGAGTTGGGCGCAAATCCCTGGGCTTATTTTGTGCATTCCTACTATTGTGTACCCCAGGATCAATCAATTATTGCGGCCACCACTACCCACGGCAGCCAAAGGGCTACGGTGGCGATCGCCAGAGCGAATTTAATGGCGGTGCAATTTCATCCAGAAAAATCTGCCAGTGATGGGCTCAAAATCCTCACTAATTTCGTCACTATGGTGCGGGAAGGTATGGGATCGCAATCCTACCCCGCGATCGCCATTCCCACGAAATAA
- a CDS encoding nucleoside deaminase, with the protein MTNSETETPQQQAFMQMAIDLAIANVGNGGGPFGAVIVKAGTVIAKGVNQVTHNNDPTAHAEIMAIRAACQELNSFTLAGCEIYSSCEPCPMCLAAIYWSHCDRLFFASGHHDAAAVDFDDSFIYEQLKLPIENRSLPIQQMMRQPSLKAFQTWLAHESRVSY; encoded by the coding sequence ATGACCAATAGTGAGACAGAGACACCGCAGCAGCAGGCATTTATGCAAATGGCGATCGATTTGGCGATCGCAAATGTCGGCAATGGTGGTGGGCCATTTGGGGCGGTGATTGTCAAAGCCGGAACTGTGATCGCCAAGGGCGTAAATCAAGTTACCCACAATAATGATCCCACTGCCCACGCTGAAATCATGGCAATTCGTGCCGCCTGCCAGGAACTAAATTCTTTTACTCTGGCCGGTTGCGAAATATATTCTTCCTGCGAACCCTGCCCCATGTGTCTAGCGGCCATCTATTGGTCCCATTGCGATCGACTTTTCTTTGCCAGTGGCCATCACGATGCAGCGGCGGTTGATTTTGACGATTCATTTATTTATGAACAGCTCAAATTGCCGATCGAAAACCGTAGCCTGCCAATCCAACAAATGATGCGACAGCCATCTTTAAAGGCATTCCAAACCTGGCTAGCCCATGAATCTCGCGTCAGTTACTAA
- a CDS encoding YraN family protein has product MARSLSQSRSHLSKQYKTGWQGEAFVEKLLTQNGWQILGQRWRCKSGEIDLIARDRQTIIFVEVKTRSDRNLDHNGSLAITLPKQKRLYQAALEFIAQNQELGDYILRFDVALVHKNQNDQFRLYSYIESAFSTTTLA; this is encoded by the coding sequence ATGGCTAGATCACTATCCCAATCACGATCGCACTTGTCAAAGCAATATAAGACTGGCTGGCAGGGCGAAGCGTTTGTTGAGAAATTACTAACCCAAAACGGCTGGCAAATTCTGGGACAGCGATGGCGATGTAAATCTGGCGAAATTGATCTTATTGCCCGCGATCGCCAAACCATCATTTTTGTGGAAGTCAAAACCCGTAGCGATCGGAATTTGGACCACAATGGCTCCTTGGCGATCACCTTACCCAAACAAAAGCGTCTCTATCAGGCGGCGCTTGAGTTCATCGCCCAAAATCAGGAGCTAGGCGACTATATATTACGCTTTGATGTGGCACTGGTGCATAAAAATCAAAATGACCAGTTCAGGCTTTATAGCTATATTGAGTCGGCCTTTAGCACCACTACACTAGCCTAA